One region of Streptomyces rishiriensis genomic DNA includes:
- a CDS encoding small secreted protein has translation MEGTNPVNKKLAAVVSGGAVLVLALSGCSSDDDGNKELDAWAKQVCDALPAQDAKVDAANAAIKQAATDNNAPANVQKTDSQAFQDMSDAYGALAQAVQKAGTPPGVEDGEKKQKDAVSALTTLSTSYAGLKKQVDALDTKDQAKFADGLQDIATDLGELSKSGNTALKNLEQGDVKNAMANQASCKKVASSASARATTS, from the coding sequence ATGGAAGGGACGAACCCGGTGAACAAGAAGCTCGCGGCCGTGGTGTCCGGCGGTGCGGTACTGGTACTGGCGCTGTCCGGATGCAGCAGCGACGACGACGGCAACAAGGAACTCGACGCCTGGGCCAAACAGGTCTGCGACGCGCTGCCTGCCCAGGACGCGAAGGTCGACGCGGCCAACGCCGCGATCAAGCAGGCCGCCACCGACAACAACGCCCCGGCGAACGTCCAGAAGACCGACTCGCAGGCCTTCCAGGACATGTCCGACGCCTACGGGGCGCTCGCCCAGGCCGTCCAGAAGGCCGGGACACCGCCCGGCGTCGAGGACGGCGAGAAGAAGCAGAAGGACGCCGTCTCCGCGCTCACCACCCTCTCGACCTCCTACGCGGGCCTGAAAAAGCAGGTCGACGCGCTGGACACGAAGGACCAGGCGAAGTTCGCCGACGGCCTGCAGGACATCGCCACCGATCTCGGCGAGCTCAGCAAGAGCGGCAACACCGCGCTGAAGAACCTCGAGCAGGGTGACGTCAAGAACGCCATGGCCAACCAGGCCAGCTGCAAGAAGGTGGCGTCCTCCGCCTCGGCCCGCGCGACGACCAGCTGA
- a CDS encoding class I SAM-dependent methyltransferase — translation MGGVSNATLSPLPSADRPDVAARLREALLAASFTADGLLELLGAPAYAALARSETVPALRATRGDTPLETLVRLFLLQQPVPHARVAEFLPVHACVESGWLVRTGEDEVAATVDVRPYGGPGGEDWFIISDLGCAVGGAGGSGSEGRQADTAVVLGVGGASTTLAGITVRTPVSAALDLGTGCGIQALHAAQHATRVTATDLNPRALHITALTLALSGAPAADLREGSLFEPLRDDEKYDLIVSNPPFVISPGARLTYRDGGMGGDDLCRSLVQGAGERLSEGGFAQFLANWQHVEGENWQDRLRSWVPRGCDAWIVQREVQDVTQYAELWLRDAGDHRGDQAAYQAHYDTWLDEFEARKVKAVGFGWITLRRTSAAEPVITVEEWPHPVEQPLGDAVLAHFGRLDYLRAHDDAALLAGRFRLVTEVVQEQVGLPGAEDPEHVVLRQHRGMRRATKVDTVGAGFAGVCDGSLSAGRILDAIAQLVDEDPVLLRDRTPAQIRLLVEQGFLEPAE, via the coding sequence ATGGGGGGCGTGAGTAACGCCACCCTCTCCCCCCTGCCCTCCGCCGACCGCCCCGACGTGGCCGCCCGGCTGCGCGAGGCGCTGCTCGCGGCCTCCTTCACCGCGGACGGTCTCCTCGAACTGCTCGGCGCGCCCGCCTACGCGGCCCTCGCGCGCAGCGAGACCGTGCCCGCGCTGCGCGCGACCCGCGGGGACACGCCGCTGGAGACGCTCGTCCGCCTCTTCCTGCTCCAGCAGCCGGTGCCGCACGCGCGCGTGGCGGAGTTCCTGCCCGTACACGCGTGCGTGGAGAGCGGCTGGCTGGTCCGTACGGGTGAGGACGAGGTCGCCGCGACCGTGGACGTACGGCCGTACGGCGGGCCCGGCGGCGAGGACTGGTTCATCATCTCCGACCTGGGATGCGCGGTCGGTGGCGCGGGCGGCAGCGGAAGCGAAGGCCGTCAGGCGGACACGGCCGTCGTCCTCGGCGTCGGCGGCGCGTCGACGACCCTCGCCGGCATCACCGTGCGCACGCCCGTCTCCGCCGCTCTCGACCTCGGGACCGGCTGCGGCATCCAGGCGCTGCACGCCGCCCAGCACGCCACGCGGGTGACGGCGACCGACCTCAACCCGCGCGCGCTGCACATCACCGCGCTCACGCTCGCGCTGTCCGGGGCTCCGGCGGCGGACCTGCGCGAGGGCTCGCTGTTCGAGCCGCTCCGGGACGACGAGAAGTACGACCTGATCGTGTCGAATCCTCCGTTCGTGATCTCGCCGGGCGCCCGGCTGACCTATCGGGACGGCGGCATGGGCGGGGACGATCTGTGCCGCTCGCTCGTTCAAGGGGCGGGGGAACGGCTGAGCGAGGGCGGCTTCGCACAGTTCCTCGCCAACTGGCAGCACGTGGAAGGGGAGAACTGGCAGGACCGGCTCAGGTCGTGGGTGCCGCGCGGGTGCGACGCCTGGATCGTGCAGCGCGAGGTGCAGGACGTCACGCAGTACGCGGAGCTCTGGCTGAGGGACGCCGGTGATCACCGGGGCGACCAGGCCGCGTACCAGGCGCACTACGACACCTGGCTGGACGAATTCGAGGCACGCAAGGTGAAGGCCGTCGGCTTCGGCTGGATCACGTTGCGCAGGACGTCGGCCGCCGAGCCGGTGATCACGGTGGAGGAGTGGCCGCACCCGGTGGAACAACCGTTGGGTGACGCCGTCCTGGCGCATTTCGGACGGCTGGACTACCTGCGTGCCCACGACGACGCGGCCCTGCTCGCCGGGCGCTTCCGGCTGGTCACGGAGGTCGTCCAGGAACAGGTCGGGCTGCCTGGCGCCGAGGACCCGGAGCACGTCGTGCTGCGTCAGCACCGCGGCATGCGCCGGGCCACCAAGGTGGACACGGTCGGCGCGGGCTTCGCCGGCGTGTGCGACGGCTCGCTGAGCGCCGGCCGCATTCTCGACGCCATCGCCCAACTGGTCGACGAGGATCCGGTGTTGCTGCGCGACCGTACTCCGGCACAGATCCGCCTGCTGGTCGAGCAGGGTTTCCTCGAACCGGCGGAGTGA
- the topA gene encoding type I DNA topoisomerase encodes MSPTSETAKGGRRLVIVESPAKAKTIKGYLGPGYIVEASVGHIRDLPNGAAEVPDQYTGEVRRLGVDVEHDFQPIYVVNADKRAQVKKLKDLLKESDELFLATDEDREGEAIAWHLQEVLKPKIPVKRMVFHEITKDAIRAAVANPRELNQKLVDAQETRRILDRLYGYEVSPVLWKKVMPRLSAGRVQSVATRLVVERERERVAFRSAEYWDLTGTFSTGRAGDPSDPSSLVARLQAVDGKRVAQGRDFDSLGQLKNANILHLDEANARALAVALENTRFAVRSVESKPYRRSPYAPFRTTTLQQEASRKLGFGAKATMQVAQKLYENGYITYMRTDSTTLSETAISAARAQVTQLYGADYLPPQPRTYTGKVKNAQEAHEAIRPSGDRFRTPAETGLTGDQFKLYELIWKRTVASQMKDATGNSVTVKIGGSAADGRDVEFSASGKTITFHGFLKAYVEGADDPNAELDDRERRLPQVGEGDPLTAEEITVDGHATKPPARYTEASLVKELEEREIGRPSTYASIIGTILDRGYVFKKGTALVPSFLSFAVVNLLEKHFGRLVDYDFTARMEDDLDRIARGEAQAVPWLKRFYFGEGTAKGVAAEAGNGDGDHLGGLKELVTDLGAIDAREVSSFPVGNDIVLRVGRYGPYIERGEKDSEGHQRADVPEDLAPDELSIELAEELLAKPSGDFELGADPESGHQIIARDGRYGPYVTEVLPEGTPKTGKNAVKPRTASLFKSMSLDTVTLADALKLMSLPRVVGKDAEGVEITAQNGRYGPYLKKGTDSRSLQTEDQLFTITLEEALEIYSQPKQRGRAAAKPPLKELGTDPISEKPVVVKDGRFGPYVTDGETNATLRSGDSVEEITPERGYELLAEKRAKTPAKKTAKKAPAKKATAKKAAPAKKTAAKKTAAKTTTAKKTTAKKTVAKKATASPASSED; translated from the coding sequence TTGTCCCCGACCAGCGAGACCGCGAAGGGCGGCCGCCGACTCGTGATCGTCGAGTCGCCTGCCAAGGCGAAGACGATCAAGGGTTACCTCGGCCCCGGCTACATCGTCGAGGCCAGCGTCGGGCACATCCGTGACCTTCCCAACGGCGCCGCGGAGGTGCCGGACCAGTACACGGGAGAGGTGCGCCGCCTCGGTGTGGACGTCGAACACGACTTCCAGCCGATCTATGTGGTCAACGCCGACAAGCGGGCGCAGGTCAAGAAGCTCAAGGACCTCCTCAAGGAATCCGACGAGCTCTTCCTCGCCACCGATGAGGACCGTGAGGGCGAGGCGATCGCCTGGCACCTCCAGGAGGTCCTCAAGCCGAAGATCCCGGTCAAGCGGATGGTCTTCCACGAGATCACCAAGGACGCGATCCGGGCGGCCGTCGCCAACCCGCGTGAGCTCAACCAGAAGCTCGTCGACGCGCAGGAGACCCGCCGCATCCTCGACCGTCTCTACGGCTACGAGGTCTCGCCGGTCCTCTGGAAGAAGGTCATGCCGCGCCTGTCGGCCGGCCGTGTCCAGTCCGTCGCCACCCGTCTCGTCGTGGAGCGGGAACGCGAGCGCGTCGCGTTTCGTTCTGCCGAGTACTGGGACCTGACGGGCACCTTCTCGACCGGCCGCGCCGGGGATCCGTCGGACCCGTCGTCGCTGGTCGCCCGCCTCCAGGCCGTCGACGGCAAGCGGGTCGCGCAGGGCCGCGACTTCGACTCCCTGGGACAACTGAAGAACGCGAACATCCTCCACCTCGACGAGGCGAACGCCCGCGCCCTGGCCGTCGCCCTGGAGAACACCCGGTTCGCCGTACGGTCCGTCGAGTCGAAGCCCTATCGCCGCTCGCCGTACGCCCCGTTCCGTACGACGACGCTTCAGCAGGAGGCCAGCCGCAAGCTCGGTTTCGGCGCCAAGGCCACCATGCAGGTCGCGCAGAAGCTGTACGAGAACGGCTACATCACCTACATGCGTACGGACTCCACGACGCTGAGCGAGACGGCGATCTCCGCCGCCCGCGCCCAGGTCACGCAGCTGTACGGCGCCGACTACCTGCCGCCCCAGCCGCGCACGTACACCGGCAAGGTCAAGAACGCGCAGGAGGCGCACGAGGCGATTCGCCCTTCGGGTGATCGTTTCCGCACGCCTGCCGAAACAGGCCTGACCGGCGACCAGTTCAAGCTCTACGAGCTGATCTGGAAGCGGACGGTCGCCTCCCAGATGAAGGACGCGACCGGCAACAGCGTCACGGTCAAGATCGGTGGCTCCGCGGCCGACGGCCGGGACGTCGAGTTCAGCGCCTCCGGCAAGACGATCACCTTCCACGGCTTCCTGAAGGCGTACGTCGAGGGCGCCGACGACCCGAACGCCGAGCTGGACGACCGCGAGCGCCGGCTGCCCCAGGTCGGCGAGGGCGACCCGCTGACCGCCGAGGAGATCACGGTCGACGGGCACGCCACCAAGCCCCCGGCCCGCTACACCGAGGCCAGTCTCGTCAAGGAGCTCGAAGAGCGCGAGATCGGCCGGCCGTCGACGTACGCCTCGATCATCGGCACCATCCTCGACCGCGGCTACGTCTTCAAGAAGGGCACGGCGCTCGTGCCGTCCTTCCTGTCCTTCGCCGTGGTCAACCTCCTGGAGAAGCACTTCGGCCGCCTGGTCGACTACGACTTCACCGCCAGGATGGAGGACGACCTCGACCGCATCGCCCGCGGTGAGGCGCAGGCGGTGCCGTGGCTGAAGCGGTTCTACTTCGGCGAAGGCACGGCGAAAGGCGTCGCCGCGGAGGCCGGCAACGGCGACGGCGACCACCTCGGCGGCCTCAAGGAGCTCGTGACCGACCTGGGCGCGATCGACGCGCGCGAGGTGTCGTCGTTCCCGGTGGGCAACGACATCGTGCTGCGGGTCGGGCGCTACGGCCCCTACATCGAGCGCGGCGAGAAGGACTCCGAGGGCCACCAGCGGGCCGACGTGCCCGAGGACCTGGCCCCGGACGAGCTGAGCATCGAGCTCGCGGAGGAGCTGCTCGCCAAGCCGAGCGGCGACTTCGAGCTGGGCGCCGACCCCGAGTCCGGCCACCAGATCATCGCCCGGGACGGCCGCTACGGCCCGTACGTCACCGAGGTGCTCCCCGAGGGCACCCCGAAGACCGGTAAGAACGCCGTGAAGCCGCGTACGGCCTCGCTGTTCAAGTCGATGTCGCTGGACACGGTGACGCTGGCGGACGCCCTCAAGCTGATGTCGCTGCCGCGTGTCGTGGGCAAGGACGCCGAGGGCGTGGAGATCACCGCGCAGAACGGCCGCTACGGCCCGTACCTGAAGAAGGGCACGGACTCGCGGTCGCTCCAGACCGAGGACCAGCTCTTCACGATCACCCTCGAAGAGGCGCTGGAGATCTACTCCCAGCCCAAGCAGCGTGGCCGGGCCGCCGCCAAGCCGCCGCTGAAGGAGCTGGGCACGGACCCGATCAGCGAAAAGCCGGTCGTCGTCAAGGACGGTCGCTTCGGCCCGTACGTCACCGACGGGGAGACCAACGCGACCCTGCGCTCCGGTGACAGCGTCGAGGAGATCACCCCGGAGCGCGGCTACGAGCTGCTCGCCGAGAAGCGCGCCAAGACGCCGGCCAAGAAGACGGCCAAGAAGGCGCCCGCGAAGAAGGCGACGGCGAAGAAGGCGGCCCCGGCGAAGAAGACGGCCGCGAAGAAGACCGCCGCGAAGACGACGACGGCCAAGAAGACGACGGCGAAGAAGACGGTCGCCAAGAAGGCGACGGCTTCCCCGGCCTCGTCGGAGGACTGA
- the tmk gene encoding dTMP kinase, giving the protein MTRAEQPTAHHPAADDALVADSRERAVRALLREPQLKRLWSAQLVSGVGDALALLVFVLLVLQAAIVEGSFGGGYRGVAFAVATVFAVRILATLLFGAVLLGPLTSLTSPDGPLDRRWTMVGADGVRAALLIVAPLWIDWMPDDALALLLVTVFVTGVAERFWTVARESASPALLPAPPLEGATVRPLPDHMDALRRLSLRTGFVTIPLGAATLVVAALFNNLLGAGIDWFGQHQAALASYVAGGLFAGSLSIVTFLELPAVRTPRARSPLEGLRRPRTATGVDAGRTGAIPLLVLACAAVAGAVAAAVAVAVLHAKDLGGGPVMYGLFVLALTGGVVAGVRTAPKVLASLSRRRLLALAIAFTGVALLAAGLVPDVTSVLLILALAGVGAGVAANTGHALLDQETEEHRRSRSTEHLHAVVRVVVALGVVIAPLVAALIGPHRLENGKFVFAHGGAAFTLMLVGALLLPVAALVLAKVDDRSGVPLRQDLRDALLGGDDPVQTSVGTGFFIALEGGDGAGKSTQADALAEWIRAKGHEVVLTREPGATPVGKRLRSILLDVSSAGLSHRAEALLYAADRAEHVDTVVRPALERGAVVITDRYIDSSVAYQGAGRDLSPTEIARISRWATNGLVPHLTVLLDVSPEAARERFTEAPDRLESEPAEFHARVRAGFLTLAAADPGRYLVVDAAQEPEAVTAVVRHRLDQLLPLSEAEIKAQEEARRKAEEEARRKAEEEAARKAEEERLERERQEQLAKLRAEEEERKRRELEEAQRREAERQAEEARLRAEEARRRAEEERVRLLAEEKARAEEEARRRADEERRRQQAEEEARLRAEAEARRLEKQRKAEEALLRAEQARRAAEQAAAAAQVGPKPARPTAAAAPAVPPEAVTVPTPVVTPTNASGGPVDETAVLPPIRMDEEPAQPSRPSGKASGSGKPSGTAGGADAEVTAELPQPSIPPGAADETAVLPPVRTGGSEDETAVLPPVREENPAAETAVLPPVRDQKPSDRVPPGYFRDERDERDERDDRGGRDRARPDGTDDRTRELPQVDEEGAPRQRPRPDWAEETPLDDLPTLADELLGPRRDEDGNDEGRGRGRRR; this is encoded by the coding sequence ATGACGCGAGCCGAGCAGCCAACGGCCCACCACCCGGCAGCGGACGACGCCTTGGTGGCGGACTCCCGCGAACGCGCTGTGCGCGCCCTGTTGCGCGAGCCGCAGCTCAAGCGGCTCTGGAGCGCGCAGCTGGTGAGCGGTGTGGGGGACGCCCTCGCACTCCTGGTGTTCGTCCTCCTCGTCCTCCAGGCGGCGATCGTGGAGGGCTCCTTCGGGGGCGGCTACCGCGGTGTGGCCTTCGCGGTGGCGACCGTCTTCGCGGTGCGCATCCTGGCCACCCTCCTCTTCGGCGCCGTCCTCCTGGGCCCGCTGACCTCACTGACCTCACCGGACGGCCCGCTCGACCGCCGCTGGACCATGGTCGGCGCCGACGGTGTGCGCGCCGCCCTGCTGATCGTCGCGCCGCTGTGGATCGACTGGATGCCGGACGACGCGTTGGCCCTGCTGCTCGTCACGGTGTTCGTGACCGGAGTGGCCGAGAGGTTCTGGACGGTCGCCCGCGAAAGCGCGTCCCCGGCCCTGCTGCCCGCCCCGCCGCTGGAGGGCGCGACCGTACGGCCGTTGCCGGACCACATGGACGCCCTGCGCCGCCTGTCGCTGCGCACGGGCTTCGTCACGATCCCGCTGGGCGCGGCCACCTTGGTCGTCGCGGCATTGTTCAACAATCTCCTGGGTGCCGGGATCGACTGGTTCGGGCAGCACCAGGCGGCCCTCGCCTCGTACGTCGCCGGGGGACTCTTCGCCGGATCCCTGTCCATCGTGACCTTCCTCGAGCTGCCCGCGGTGCGCACTCCGCGCGCGCGGTCGCCGCTCGAGGGGCTGCGCCGGCCCAGGACCGCCACCGGCGTCGACGCGGGCCGCACCGGCGCGATCCCGCTGCTCGTCCTCGCCTGTGCCGCCGTGGCCGGGGCGGTCGCCGCCGCCGTCGCCGTGGCCGTGCTGCACGCCAAGGACCTGGGCGGCGGTCCGGTCATGTACGGGCTGTTCGTGCTCGCCCTGACCGGCGGAGTCGTTGCCGGCGTCCGTACGGCGCCGAAGGTGCTGGCCTCGCTGTCGCGGCGCCGGCTGCTCGCGCTCGCCATCGCCTTCACCGGCGTGGCACTGCTGGCCGCCGGGCTTGTCCCGGACGTCACCAGCGTGCTGCTGATCCTGGCCCTGGCCGGCGTCGGCGCGGGCGTGGCCGCCAACACCGGGCATGCCCTGCTCGACCAGGAGACCGAGGAGCACCGCCGGTCGCGGTCGACGGAGCACCTGCACGCCGTCGTACGGGTCGTGGTGGCGCTCGGCGTGGTGATCGCGCCGCTGGTGGCGGCGCTCATCGGGCCGCACCGGCTGGAGAACGGCAAGTTCGTGTTCGCGCACGGCGGGGCGGCGTTCACGCTGATGCTCGTCGGCGCGCTGCTGCTGCCGGTGGCCGCGCTGGTGCTGGCCAAGGTCGACGACCGTTCCGGCGTACCCCTGCGGCAGGACCTGCGGGACGCGCTGCTCGGTGGCGACGACCCGGTGCAGACGTCGGTCGGGACGGGCTTCTTCATCGCCCTGGAGGGCGGTGACGGCGCAGGCAAGTCCACACAGGCCGACGCGCTCGCCGAGTGGATCAGGGCCAAGGGCCACGAGGTCGTCCTCACGCGTGAGCCGGGGGCCACGCCCGTGGGCAAGCGGCTGCGTTCGATCCTGCTGGACGTCTCCAGCGCCGGGCTCTCGCACCGCGCGGAGGCGCTGCTGTACGCGGCGGACCGCGCGGAGCACGTCGACACCGTCGTCCGGCCCGCCCTGGAGCGCGGCGCGGTGGTCATCACCGACCGGTACATCGATTCGTCCGTGGCCTATCAGGGCGCGGGCCGCGACCTGTCCCCGACCGAGATCGCGCGGATCTCCCGGTGGGCGACGAACGGCCTGGTCCCGCACCTGACCGTCCTGCTGGACGTGTCGCCGGAAGCCGCCCGCGAGCGCTTCACGGAGGCGCCGGACCGGCTGGAGTCGGAGCCGGCCGAGTTCCACGCGCGTGTGCGCGCCGGTTTCCTCACGCTGGCCGCAGCCGACCCGGGACGCTATCTGGTGGTCGACGCGGCCCAGGAGCCCGAGGCGGTCACCGCTGTCGTCCGGCACCGGCTCGACCAGCTGCTGCCCCTGTCCGAGGCCGAGATCAAGGCCCAGGAGGAGGCGCGCAGGAAGGCCGAGGAGGAGGCCCGCCGCAAGGCCGAGGAAGAGGCCGCCCGCAAGGCCGAGGAGGAGCGCCTGGAGCGCGAGCGCCAGGAGCAGCTCGCCAAGCTGCGTGCCGAGGAGGAGGAGCGCAAGCGGCGCGAGCTCGAGGAGGCGCAGCGGCGCGAGGCCGAACGGCAGGCCGAGGAGGCGCGGCTGCGCGCCGAGGAGGCACGCAGGCGTGCCGAGGAGGAGCGGGTCCGGCTCCTCGCGGAGGAGAAGGCCCGCGCCGAGGAGGAGGCCCGCCGCAGGGCGGATGAGGAGCGGCGCCGCCAGCAGGCCGAGGAAGAGGCGCGGCTGCGCGCCGAGGCCGAGGCGCGGCGCCTGGAGAAGCAGCGGAAGGCCGAGGAGGCGCTGCTGCGGGCGGAGCAGGCCCGGCGCGCGGCGGAGCAGGCCGCCGCTGCGGCACAGGTCGGACCGAAGCCGGCGCGCCCCACGGCGGCTGCGGCTCCGGCCGTCCCGCCGGAGGCCGTCACGGTGCCGACGCCGGTGGTGACTCCGACGAACGCGTCGGGCGGACCGGTGGACGAGACGGCGGTGCTGCCGCCGATCCGGATGGACGAGGAGCCCGCGCAGCCCTCCCGGCCGTCCGGGAAGGCGTCCGGATCCGGGAAGCCTTCCGGCACTGCGGGCGGGGCCGACGCCGAGGTGACGGCGGAGCTGCCGCAGCCCTCGATCCCGCCGGGGGCGGCTGACGAGACGGCGGTACTGCCTCCCGTGCGCACCGGAGGCTCCGAGGACGAGACAGCGGTACTGCCTCCGGTCCGCGAGGAGAACCCTGCCGCCGAGACGGCCGTGCTGCCTCCCGTAAGGGACCAGAAGCCCTCGGACCGGGTGCCGCCGGGATACTTCCGCGACGAGCGCGACGAGCGCGACGAGCGTGACGACAGAGGCGGACGCGACCGGGCGCGGCCGGACGGGACCGACGACCGCACGCGCGAGCTGCCGCAGGTCGACGAGGAGGGCGCGCCCCGGCAGCGACCCCGGCCGGACTGGGCCGAGGAGACCCCGCTGGACGATCTGCCGACGCTGGCGGACGAACTGCTGGGCCCGCGCCGGGACGAGGACGGGAACGACGAGGGCCGCGGGCGGGGCCGACGCCGCTGA
- a CDS encoding DNA polymerase III subunit delta' encodes MTVWDDLVGQEKVSDQLAAAARDADALVTAAGSAAPPPETSRMTHAWLITGPPGAGRGQVARAFAAALQCVSPDRALGGVPGCGFCDGCHTALIGTHADVHTVAAVGSQILAEDMRDTVRKSYTSPATGRWQIILVEDAERLNEKSANAVLKAVEEPAPRTVWLLCAPSLEDVLPTIRSRCRHLNLRTPSVEAVADMLVRREGIEPAVAAAAARATQGHVDRARRLATDPAARERRASVLKLPLRVDDVGGCLRAAQELVDAATEDAKQLAEEMDGKETEELKAAMGAVQGGRMPRGTAGVMKDLEDKQKRRRTRTQRDSLDLALTDLTAFYRDVLALQFGSRVAIANVEAEDALERLARGSSPESTLRRIEAIAACRQALDRNVAPLLAVEAMTMALRAG; translated from the coding sequence ATGACCGTGTGGGACGACCTCGTCGGGCAGGAGAAAGTGAGCGATCAGCTCGCCGCCGCCGCTCGGGACGCCGACGCGCTCGTCACCGCGGCCGGCTCCGCCGCCCCACCGCCCGAGACGTCGAGGATGACGCACGCCTGGCTGATCACCGGCCCGCCCGGCGCCGGTCGGGGCCAGGTGGCGCGGGCCTTCGCCGCCGCCCTCCAGTGCGTGAGCCCGGACCGGGCGCTCGGCGGCGTCCCGGGCTGCGGGTTCTGCGACGGTTGTCATACGGCGCTCATCGGTACCCACGCCGACGTCCACACCGTCGCCGCGGTCGGTTCGCAGATCCTTGCCGAGGACATGCGCGACACGGTCCGTAAGTCCTATACCTCGCCCGCTACGGGCCGCTGGCAGATCATCCTCGTCGAGGACGCCGAGCGGCTGAACGAGAAGTCCGCCAACGCCGTCCTGAAGGCCGTCGAGGAGCCCGCCCCTCGGACGGTCTGGCTGCTCTGCGCGCCCTCCCTGGAGGATGTGCTGCCCACCATCCGCTCCCGTTGCCGGCATCTGAACCTGCGTACGCCGTCCGTCGAAGCCGTCGCCGACATGCTCGTCCGGCGAGAGGGCATCGAGCCGGCCGTCGCCGCGGCCGCCGCGCGGGCCACCCAGGGGCACGTCGACCGGGCCCGCAGACTGGCCACCGACCCCGCCGCCCGCGAACGCCGCGCGTCCGTGTTGAAACTGCCCCTGCGTGTCGACGACGTCGGCGGCTGCCTGCGGGCGGCCCAGGAGCTGGTCGACGCGGCCACCGAGGACGCCAAGCAGCTCGCGGAGGAGATGGACGGCAAGGAGACCGAGGAGCTGAAGGCGGCGATGGGCGCGGTTCAGGGCGGCCGGATGCCGCGCGGTACGGCGGGGGTGATGAAGGACCTCGAGGACAAGCAGAAGCGCCGCAGAACGCGGACGCAGCGCGACAGCCTCGACCTCGCGCTCACCGACCTGACCGCCTTCTACCGCGATGTCCTCGCCCTCCAGTTCGGCTCCCGCGTCGCGATCGCCAACGTGGAGGCCGAGGACGCCCTGGAGCGGCTCGCCCGTGGCAGCAGTCCGGAGTCCACGCTCCGGCGCATCGAGGCCATCGCCGCGTGCAGACAGGCCCTCGACCGCAATGTGGCTCCGTTGCTGGCGGTGGAGGCGATGACGATGGCGCTGAGAGCGGGCTGA
- a CDS encoding alpha/beta hydrolase yields the protein MYIRRSPRRFRTGVTLLSLAALLVSGCSAAESTSSAGSTAVAALVALPRATPSALAPYYGQKLSWRGCGVPGFECATLKAPLDYAEPGGGDVRLAVARKKATGPGKRLGSLLVNPGGPGGSAVGYLQQYAGIGYPAGVRARYDMVAVDPRGVARSEPVECLDGRKMDTYTQTDTTPDDQRESGELVDAYKEFAESCGAHSARLLRHVSTVEAARDMDILRAVLGDGKLTYVGASYGTFLGATYAGLFPNRVGRLVLDGAMDPSLPARRLNLDQTAGFETAFQSFAKDCVTRSDCPLGGKGTAPAKVGENLKAFFRTLDAHPIPTGDPDGRKLGEALATTGVIAAMYDESTWEQLREALSSAIKDKDGAGLLALSDSYYERDPDGRYANLMAANAAVNCLDLPAAFSTPEQVEKAVPSFEKASPVFGEGLAWASLNCAYWPVRPTGEPHRIEAKGAAPIVVVGTTRDPATPYRWARSLAHQLASGRLLTYEGDGHTAYGRGSACIDSAIDTYLLHGTPPTDGKRCK from the coding sequence ATGTACATCAGGCGCTCTCCCCGCAGGTTCCGTACCGGCGTCACTCTCCTCTCGCTCGCCGCGCTGCTCGTCTCCGGCTGTTCCGCCGCCGAGTCGACGAGCTCCGCCGGTTCCACGGCGGTGGCGGCGCTCGTCGCGCTGCCACGGGCCACGCCGTCGGCGCTCGCGCCGTACTACGGGCAGAAGCTGAGCTGGCGCGGCTGCGGTGTGCCGGGCTTCGAGTGCGCCACCCTGAAGGCGCCACTCGACTACGCCGAGCCGGGCGGCGGCGACGTCCGGCTCGCGGTCGCCCGCAAGAAGGCGACGGGCCCGGGCAAGCGGCTCGGGTCGCTGCTGGTGAACCCGGGCGGACCGGGCGGCTCGGCGGTCGGCTACCTCCAGCAGTACGCCGGCATCGGCTACCCCGCCGGGGTCCGCGCCCGCTACGACATGGTCGCCGTCGACCCGCGGGGCGTGGCCCGCAGCGAGCCCGTGGAGTGCCTCGACGGGCGCAAGATGGACACCTACACGCAGACGGACACCACCCCCGACGACCAGCGGGAGTCCGGCGAACTCGTCGACGCATACAAGGAGTTCGCGGAGAGCTGCGGCGCGCACTCGGCACGGTTGCTGCGGCACGTCTCCACCGTGGAGGCGGCCCGTGACATGGACATCCTGCGCGCGGTCCTGGGCGACGGGAAGCTGACGTACGTGGGGGCGTCGTACGGGACGTTCCTCGGGGCGACATATGCGGGGCTCTTCCCGAACCGGGTGGGCCGGCTCGTCCTGGACGGCGCGATGGACCCGTCGCTGCCCGCCCGCCGACTGAACCTGGACCAGACGGCGGGCTTCGAGACGGCGTTCCAGTCGTTCGCGAAGGACTGCGTCACGCGGTCCGACTGCCCGCTCGGCGGGAAGGGCACGGCTCCCGCCAAGGTCGGCGAGAACCTCAAAGCCTTCTTCCGCACACTCGACGCGCACCCGATCCCCACCGGCGACCCGGACGGCCGCAAACTCGGCGAGGCCCTCGCCACCACCGGCGTGATCGCGGCGATGTACGACGAGAGCACCTGGGAGCAGCTGCGCGAGGCGCTGTCCTCAGCGATCAAGGACAAGGACGGCGCGGGCCTGCTCGCCCTCTCCGACAGCTACTACGAGCGGGACCCCGACGGCCGCTACGCCAACCTGATGGCCGCCAACGCCGCCGTGAACTGCCTCGACCTCCCCGCCGCCTTCTCCACCCCGGAGCAGGTCGAGAAGGCTGTCCCGTCCTTCGAGAAGGCGTCCCCGGTCTTCGGCGAGGGCCTCGCCTGGGCCTCCTTGAACTGTGCCTACTGGCCGGTGCGCCCCACGGGCGAGCCGCACCGTATCGAGGCGAAGGGCGCCGCCCCGATCGTCGTCGTCGGCACCACCCGCGACCCGGCGACCCCGTACCGCTGGGCCCGGTCCCTGGCCCACCAGCTCGCCTCGGGCCGCCTCCTCACCTACGAGGGCGACGGCCACACCGCCTACGGCCGCGGCAGCGCCTGCATCGACTCCGCGATCGACACCTACCTGCTCCACGGAACCCCTCCGACGGACGGCAAACGCTGCAAGTAG